The proteins below are encoded in one region of Coffea arabica cultivar ET-39 chromosome 4c, Coffea Arabica ET-39 HiFi, whole genome shotgun sequence:
- the LOC113740441 gene encoding protein NPG1 — protein MSEGESEEFGQLEIDPSVRQVCANGICMQTTVVEAKLDEGNIQEAESALREGLSLNFEEARALLGRLEYQRGNVEGALRVFDGIDLQAAIQRMQPQAEKPPSKKGRSRSDSVHAGSQHAASLVLEAVYLKAKSLQKLGRVNEAAQECKSVLDAVEKIFCDGIPDVLVDSKLQETVSHAVELLPELWKQAGSNSEAMSAYRRALLSQWNLDNDCCARIQKAFAVFLLYSGVEFGPPSLAVQIDGSYVPRNNLEEAILLFMILMRKFYIGKIKWDPSIIEHLTFALSLCGQTSVLAKQLEEVMPGVIHRTDRWKTLALCHSGAGQNDTALNLLRKSLHKHEDPDDIFSLLLAAKICSEDTFLAAEGVEYAQRAIANSSGLNEHLKGVGFRVLGLCLGKQAKVSSSDFERSRLQSEALRSLASATALEKENTDLILELGVQYAEHRNLNAALRYARRYIDATGGSVLGGWRLLALVLSAQQRYSEAVVVIDAALDETAKWDQGPLLRMKAKLQISQSLHTDAIETYRYLLALVQAQRKSYGPLRVFPQVEDDKVNEYDVWHGLANLYSSLSHWKDAEICLGKARALVEFSADTLHAEGLMLERRGELHEALSAYTNALLLEPSYVPCKILLGSLLCKMGLKMLPLARTLLSDALRIEPTNRTAWHHLGLVHRDDGRMADAVDCFQAASMLEESDPVESFTSIL, from the exons ATGTCTGAAGGGGAATCCGAAGAATTTGGTCAGCTTGAGATCGATCCATCTGTCCGGCAAGTATGTGCAAATGGGATTTGTATGCAGACAACTGTAGTAGAAGCCAAGCTCGATGAGGGCAATATTCAGGAGGCTGAATCTGCCTTACGTGAAGGCTTATCGCTCAATTTTGAG GAAGCAAGAGCTCTTCTTGGAAGGTTAGAATATCAAAGAGGAAATGTTGAAGGTGCGCTACGGGTTTTCGATGGTATCGATCTTCAGGCTGCTATACAGAGGATGCAACCTCAGGCTGAGAAGCCGCCTTCGAAGAAGGGCCGATCTCGCTCTGATTCTGTTCATGCTGGCTCACAGCATGCTGCAAGCCTTGTCCTTGAGGCTGTGTACTTAAAAGCAAAATCTCTTCAAAAGCTTGGCAGAGTAAATG AAGCTGCTCAGGAGTGTAAAAGTGTACTCGACGCAGTAGAGAAGATATTCTGTGATGGCATACCTGATGTATTAGTTGACAGTAAGTTGCAAGAAACAGTTAGCCATGCAGTTGAGCTCCTTCCAGAGCTTTGGAAGCAAGCTGGATCCAACTCTGAAGCAATGTCTGCTTATAGACGTGCTCTTCTCAGCCAGTGGAATCTCGACAATGACTGCTGTGCAAGGATTCAGAAAGCATTTGCTGTGTTTTTGCTATATAGCGGTGTAGAGTTTGGCCCACCCAGTTTAGCTGTACAAATTGATGGTTCCTACGTCCCGAGAAACAATCTTGAAGAAGCAATTTTGCTTTTCATGATTCTTATGAGAAAGTTTTACATTGGCAAGATCAAATGGGATCCATCAATTATAGAGCACCTTACTTTTGCACTATCTTTATGTGGCCAAACTTCTGTTTTAGCAAAGCAACTAGAAGAGGTCATGCCAGGAGTAATTCATCGTACTGACCGCTGGAAAACATTGGCACTCTGCCATAGTGGAGCAGGACAAAATGATACTGCCCTAAATCTCCTGAGAAAGTCTCTACACAAACATGAAGATCCAGATGATATTTTTTCCTTGTTGTTGGCTGCAAAAATTTGTAGTGAAGACACCTTTCTTGCAGCTGAGGGCGTGGAATATGCACAGAGGGCAATTGCCAACTCTTCTGGACTGAATGAACATTTGAAAGGTGTAGGTTTCCGCGTGTTAGGTCTTTGTTTAGGAAAGCAAGCAAAAGTTTCTTCTTCAGATTTTGAAAGATCCCGTCTTCAGTCAGAAGCACTAAGATCATTAGCTAGCGCAACAGCTTTAGAGAAAGAAAACACTGATCTGATTCTTGAACTAGGAGTTCAATATGCAGAGCACCGAAATCTCAATGCAGCTTTGCGATATGCGAGGCGTTATATTGATGCAACAGGAGGATCTGTACTAGGAGGCTGGAGGCTGCTTGCTTTAGTTTTGTCTGCTCAACAGCGTTATTCAGAGGCCGTGGTTGTTATTGATGCTGCTTTAGATGAGACAGCAAAATGGGATCAAGGACCGCTGCTCAGGATGAAAGCAAAGCTGCAAATTTCCCAGTCCCTACATACGGATGCCATTGAAACTTATCGTTACCTGCTTGCATTAGTCCAAGCGCAGAGGAAATCTTATGGACCTCTTAGAGTTTTTCCTCAG GTTGAGGATGATAAAGTAAACGAATATGATGTTTGGCATGGCCTGGCAAACTTATACTCTAGTCTTTCACATTGGAAGGATGCAGAGATTTGCTTGGGGAAAGCTAGAGCTCTTGTAGAGTTTTCAGCAGATACGTTGCACGCTGAAG GTCTGATGCTCGAAAGACGTGGAGAACTTCATGAAGCTTTGAGTGCTTACACTAATGCCCTTTTATTGGAACCGAGTTATGTACCTTGCAAGATTCTGCTTGGATCTTTGTTATGTAAGATGGGTCTTAAGATGTTGCCATTAGCTAGAACTCTACTCTCTGATGCACTACGGATTGAACCTACCAATCGCACAGCCTGGCACCACTTGGGTTTGGTTCATAGGGATGATGGTCGGATGGCTGATGCTGTAGACTGCTTCCAGGCAGCTTCCATGCTTGAAGAATCTGATCCAGTTGAGAGCTTCACTTCCATTCTATGA
- the LOC113739985 gene encoding LEAF RUST 10 DISEASE-RESISTANCEUS RECEPTOR-LIKE PROTEIN KINASE-like 1.2 isoform X1, whose product MPHQPLLFLPLLPFFISFVFMKSCAGNNNSSIWPHCPASKCGNIEVKYPFWIKSNDTAIQYCGYEGFGLDCTPSSVPGNYNLTLHLPPVDFHVQNINYADYKLTLVDADATTNLSCPRPRHNLTLEDLPLNYTTQDLNLTFYFNCTVARLPFSAYPVDCLKSGGNMSFVSLETGTNSDPDWFKFCEEKVVVTVTKEEIEGVINWNANGIWESTFAGFVLDWYSGFECAGCENSGGRCGHNNTTTEEFLCFCNDGTITHDHCKGGGSNLRLKIGIGFGAAAGSALILCVIFFVYQRRHKNRDSGSTLISRDISSYSSSVIDPERASGYLGVHIFAYTELEEATNCFDPNKELGDGGFGTVYKGKLRDGREVAVKRLYESNFKRVEHFRNEVEILTRLRHRNLVSLYGCTSRHCRELLLVYEYIPNGTIADHLHGPLARPGSLPWSTRMNIAIETASALSYLHASDVIHRDVKTNNILLDNNFCVKVADFGLSRLFPINATHVSTAPQGTPGYVDPEYHQCYHLTDKSDVFSFGVVLIELISSMPAVDITRHRHEINLSNIAVHRIQNHLLHELVDDNLGYGSDYKLTAMIEDVAELAFQCLQYERDMRPTMQEVLQALLEIQNKDYNAEKKEEMDNQADDVVLLKINQLTSSPDSILTNSVSSSTTTSTST is encoded by the exons ATGCCCCATCAACCTCTCCTCTTCCTCCCTCTTCTCCCTTTCTTCATCTCCTTCGTTTTCATGAAATCATGCGCCGGCAATAATAACTCCTCCATTTGGCCACACTGTCCGGCGTCCAAATGCGGTAACATTGAAGTCAAGTATCCATTTTGGATTAAATCCAACGATACGGCCATCCAATACTGTGGCTATGAAGGCTTCGGCTTAGACTGCACGCCATCTTCAGTTCCCGGCAATTATAACCTCACTCTTCACCTCCCCCCCGTTGATTTCCACGTACAAAATATAAACTACGCAGATTACAAGCTAACCCTTGTCGATGCCGATGCCACAACAAACTTATCGTGCCCAAGACCACGCCACAACCTTACTCTTGAAGACTTGCCATTAAACTATACCACACAAGATTTGAACCTCACTTTTTACTTCAACTGTACAGTTGCTCGCCTTCCTTTTTCTGCTTATCCTGTGGATTGTCTGAAGTCTGGTGGGAACATGTCCTTTGTTTCATTAGAAACTGGTACTAATTCTGATCCTGATTGGTTTAAGTTCTGTGAGGAAAAAGTAGTAGTAACAGTGACTAAAGAGGAGATTGAAGGGGTGATTAATTGGAACGCTAATGGTATTTGGGAGAGTACGTTCGCTGGATTTGTGCTTGATTGGTATAGCGGATTTGAGTGTGCCGGGTGCGAGAATTCTGGTGGGCGCTGCGGCCACAACAACACCACCACCGAGGAGTTCTTGTGTTTTTGCAATGACGGCACAATTACGCATGATCACTGCAAAG GTGGAGGGTCAAATTTGCGACTGAAGATTGGAATTG GCTTTGGTGCTGCTGCAGGGAGTGCCCTTATTCTTTGCGTTATATTCTTTGTCTATCAACGTAGGCATAAAAACCGCGATTCTGGTTCAACGTTGATATCTCGAGACATTTCTTCCTATTCCTCTTCAGTGATAGATCCTGAAAGGGCTAGCGGCTACCTTGGAGTGCACATCTTTGCTTACACCGAACTAGAAGAAGCCACTAATTGTTTTGATCCGAATAAAGAGCTTGGAGATGGCGGCTTTGGCACTGTCTACAAAG GCAAACTGAGAGATGGGCGTGAAGTTGCTGTGAAACGATTATATGAAAGCAACTTCAAAAGAGTTGAGCACTTCAGGAATGAAGTTGAAATCTTGACACGCTTGCGCCATAGGAACCTGGTTTCTTTATATGGATGCACTTCTCGCCACTGCCGTGAACTCTTGCTTGTGTATGAGTACATTCCTAATGGCACCATTGCTGATCATCTTCACGGTCCATTAGCAAGGCCCGGATCCCTTCCATGGAGTACTAGAATGAACATCGCCATTGAAACTGCAAGTGCATTGTCCTACCTACATGCCTCTGATGTTATCCACCGAGATGTTAAGACCAACAATATCCTCCTGGACAACAATTTCTGCGTTAAAGTAGCAGATTTTGGTCTATCTCGCCTCTTCCCAATTAATGCTACACATGTTTCAACTGCTCCACAAGGAACTCCAGGATATGTAGACCCTGAGTATCATCAATGCTATCACCTTACAGATAAGAGTGATGTCTTCAGTTTTGGAGTTGTGTTGATTGAGCTCATATCATCAATGCCAGCAGTAGACATCACCAGGCATCGGCATGAAATAAATTTGTCAAACATAGCTGTTCACAGGATCCAAAACCACTTGTTGCATGAACTTGTGGATGATAATCTTGGATATGGTTCAGATTACAAGCTGACAGCAATGATTGAGGATGTAGCAGAGTTAGCATTTCAATGTCTACAATATGAGAGGGACATGAGACCGACTATGCAGGAGGTTCTACAAGCACTGCTGGAAATCCAAAACAAGGATTACAatgcagaaaagaaagaagaaatggatAATCAAGCAGATGACGTTGTATTGTTGAAAATTAATCAGTTAACTAGCTCGCCAGATTCAATCCTTACAAATTCAGTGAGCAGTTCAACAACCACTAGTACCAGTACCTGA
- the LOC113739985 gene encoding LEAF RUST 10 DISEASE-RESISTANCEUS RECEPTOR-LIKE PROTEIN KINASE-like 1.2 isoform X2 — MDHRTSYKCHCIQIIAILFTILMDGIACFYTNSSACEPQNCGNGLKIEYPFWIPGRQESYCGSPMFNVTCRDRNPILKISDDDYIIRDIFYTNDSILLSPAELYNVSDQCPAPQHNFSTGGTPFSYGPETVDLFFFYNCTEPYQEETYPLDCACNASHHAFAVFHTEILDHRNHSEQSCQPPVNAPVATDSLNRLLAMNYTDVLKKGFVLQWDGDSCSKCRRSGGECGSYYDDFVCYCDDHIHPKTCDDGGGSNLRLKIGIGFGAAAGSALILCVIFFVYQRRHKNRDSGSTLISRDISSYSSSVIDPERASGYLGVHIFAYTELEEATNCFDPNKELGDGGFGTVYKGKLRDGREVAVKRLYESNFKRVEHFRNEVEILTRLRHRNLVSLYGCTSRHCRELLLVYEYIPNGTIADHLHGPLARPGSLPWSTRMNIAIETASALSYLHASDVIHRDVKTNNILLDNNFCVKVADFGLSRLFPINATHVSTAPQGTPGYVDPEYHQCYHLTDKSDVFSFGVVLIELISSMPAVDITRHRHEINLSNIAVHRIQNHLLHELVDDNLGYGSDYKLTAMIEDVAELAFQCLQYERDMRPTMQEVLQALLEIQNKDYNAEKKEEMDNQADDVVLLKINQLTSSPDSILTNSVSSSTTTSTST; from the exons ATGGATCATAGAACTTCCTACAAATGTCATTGTATTCAAATTATAGCCATTCTCTTCACTATTTTGATGGATGGAATTGCATGCTTTTACACAAATTCAAGTGCTTGCGAGCCTCAAAACTGTGGGAATGGATTGAAGATAGAATATCCCTTCTGGATTCCAGGCAGGCAAGAGTCATATTGTGGCTCACCAATGTTCAATGTCACCTGCAGGGACAGAAACCCCATCCTGAAAATCTCTGATGATGATTATATCATCAGGGACATATTTTACACGAATGATTCAATTTTGCTATCTCCAGCTGAGTTGTATAATGTTAGTGACCAGTGTCCAGCCCCACAACATAATTTTAGCACCGGAGGAACTCCATTCAGCTATGGCCCTGAAACTGTGGATCTTTTCTTCTTCTACAATTGCACTGAGCCGTATCAGGAAGAGACATACCCCTTGGATTGTGCTTGTAATGCTAGTCATCAtgcttttgctgttttccatACTGAAATCCTTGATCACCGGAACCATTCAGAACAGTCATGTCAGCCTCCAGTGAATGCGCCAGTAGCTACTGACAGCTTGAATAGATTGTTAGCGATGAATTATACTGATGTTTTGAAGAAAGGATTTGTTCTGCAGTGGGATGGAGATAGCTGCAGCAAATGCAGGAGGAGTGGAGGGGAATGCGGTTCCTATTACGATGATTTTGTGTGTTACTGTGATGACCATATCCATCCAAAAACCTGTGATGATG GTGGAGGGTCAAATTTGCGACTGAAGATTGGAATTG GCTTTGGTGCTGCTGCAGGGAGTGCCCTTATTCTTTGCGTTATATTCTTTGTCTATCAACGTAGGCATAAAAACCGCGATTCTGGTTCAACGTTGATATCTCGAGACATTTCTTCCTATTCCTCTTCAGTGATAGATCCTGAAAGGGCTAGCGGCTACCTTGGAGTGCACATCTTTGCTTACACCGAACTAGAAGAAGCCACTAATTGTTTTGATCCGAATAAAGAGCTTGGAGATGGCGGCTTTGGCACTGTCTACAAAG GCAAACTGAGAGATGGGCGTGAAGTTGCTGTGAAACGATTATATGAAAGCAACTTCAAAAGAGTTGAGCACTTCAGGAATGAAGTTGAAATCTTGACACGCTTGCGCCATAGGAACCTGGTTTCTTTATATGGATGCACTTCTCGCCACTGCCGTGAACTCTTGCTTGTGTATGAGTACATTCCTAATGGCACCATTGCTGATCATCTTCACGGTCCATTAGCAAGGCCCGGATCCCTTCCATGGAGTACTAGAATGAACATCGCCATTGAAACTGCAAGTGCATTGTCCTACCTACATGCCTCTGATGTTATCCACCGAGATGTTAAGACCAACAATATCCTCCTGGACAACAATTTCTGCGTTAAAGTAGCAGATTTTGGTCTATCTCGCCTCTTCCCAATTAATGCTACACATGTTTCAACTGCTCCACAAGGAACTCCAGGATATGTAGACCCTGAGTATCATCAATGCTATCACCTTACAGATAAGAGTGATGTCTTCAGTTTTGGAGTTGTGTTGATTGAGCTCATATCATCAATGCCAGCAGTAGACATCACCAGGCATCGGCATGAAATAAATTTGTCAAACATAGCTGTTCACAGGATCCAAAACCACTTGTTGCATGAACTTGTGGATGATAATCTTGGATATGGTTCAGATTACAAGCTGACAGCAATGATTGAGGATGTAGCAGAGTTAGCATTTCAATGTCTACAATATGAGAGGGACATGAGACCGACTATGCAGGAGGTTCTACAAGCACTGCTGGAAATCCAAAACAAGGATTACAatgcagaaaagaaagaagaaatggatAATCAAGCAGATGACGTTGTATTGTTGAAAATTAATCAGTTAACTAGCTCGCCAGATTCAATCCTTACAAATTCAGTGAGCAGTTCAACAACCACTAGTACCAGTACCTGA
- the LOC113740116 gene encoding LEAF RUST 10 DISEASE-RESISTANCEUS RECEPTOR-LIKE PROTEIN KINASE-like 2.1, translating into MPHQPLLFLHLLPFFISFVFMKSCAGNNNSSIWPHCPASKCGNIEVRYPFWIKSNDTAIQYCGYEGFGLDCTPSSVPGNYNLTLHLPPVDFHVQNINYPDYKLTLVDADVTTNLSCPRPRHNLTLEDLPLNYSTQDLNLTFYFNCTVPSLPFSAYPVDCLKSGGNMSFVSLETGTKSDPDWFKFCEEKVVVTVTKGEIEGNANGIWESTFAGFVLDWYSGFECAGCENSSGRCGHNNTTTEFLCFCNDGTITHDHCKGAHDLGRLLKVLIGAMMAGVGILSFSIICYRYYKKRKNDKQLEAFIKEFVSLKPRRYSYSDIKKMTNYFKEKLGQGGYGEVYRGNLFDKRPVAVKVLRTNKGNGEEFINEVASISRTSHVNVVTLLGFCLDSRKRALIYEFMPNGSLDKYIHHESEPRLGFERVHEIAIGIAKGLHYLHGGCNTRILHFDIKPQNILLDEEFCPKIADFGLAKLCARRESIVSMLGARGTIGYIAPEVFCRNFGGVSYKSDVYSYGMMILEMAGGRKNAINVQLSNSSEAYFPHWLYDRVLIDGDLKLHGHIMTKEENDIARKMILVGLWCIQTNPLHRPTMSKVIDMLEGSLMSLEVPPKPFFSSPSRSEEGSLDMTLLPQTILPTSSSSPADSGTR; encoded by the exons ATGCCCCATCAACCTCTCCTCTTCCTCCATCTTCTCCCTTTCTTCATCTCCTTCGTTTTCATGAAATCATGCGCCGGCAATAATAACTCCTCCATTTGGCCACACTGTCCGGCGTCCAAATGCGGTAACATTGAAGTCAGGTATCCATTTTGGATTAAATCCAACGATACGGCCATCCAATACTGTGGCTATGAAGGCTTCGGCCTAGACTGCACGCCATCTTCAGTTCCCGGCAATTATAACCTCACTCTTCACCTCCCCCCCGTTGATTTCCACGTACAAAATATAAACTACCCAGATTACAAGCTAACCCTTGTCGATGCCGACGTCACAACAAATTTATCGTGCCCAAGACCACGCCACAACCTTACTCTTGAGGACTTGCCATTAAACTATTCCACACAAGATTTGAACCTCACTTTTTACTTCAACTGTACTGTTCCTAGCCTTCCTTTTTCTGCTTATCCTGTGGATTGTCTGAAGTCTGGTGGGAACATGTCCTTTGTTTCATTAGAAACTGGTACTAAATCTGATCCTGATTGGTTTAAGTTCTGTGAGGAAAAAGTAGTAGTAACAGTGACTAAAGGGGAGATTGAAGGGAATGCTAATGGTATTTGGGAGAGTACGTTCGCTGGATTTGTGCTTGATTGGTATAGCGGATTTGAGTGTGCCGGGTGCGAGAATTCTAGTGGCCGCTGCGGCCACAACAACACCACCACCGAGTTCTTGTGTTTTTGCAATGACGGCACAATTACGCATGATCACTGCAAAG GTGCTCATGACTTGGGTCGTTTGTTGAAGGTGCTCATTG GAGCAATGATGGCTGGAGTGGGAATACTGTCCTTCTCAATAATATGCTACCGTTAttataagaaaaggaaaaatgataaACAACTCGAGGCCTTCATCAAGGAATTTGTATCTCTCAAACCAAGAAGATACAGCTACTCTGatatcaagaaaatgacaaaTTACTTCAAAGAGAAACTTGGTCAAGGAGGGTATGGTGAGGTCTACAGAGGAAATCTTTTTGACAAACGTCCTGTTGCAGTAAAAGTCCTGAGAACCAACAAAGGCAATGGCGAGGAATTCATTAATGAGGTTGCAAGCATCAGCAGAACTTCCCATGTTAACGTTGTCACTCTTCTAGGATTTTGCCTTGATAGTCGCAAAAGAGCTCTCATATATGAATTCATGCCAAATGGATCGCTTGATAAATATATCCATCATGAGTCTGAGCCCCGCTTGGGTTTCGAGAGAGTGCATGAAATTGCAATTGGGATAGCTAAGGGACTTCATTACTTGCATGGAGGTTGCAACACACGCATTTTACATTTCGACATAAAACCTCAAAATATTCTTCTTGATGAAGAATTTTGTCCTAAGATAGCTGATTTTGGACTGGCAAAGTTGTGCGCCCGAAGAGAGAGTATTGTGTCGATGTTAGGAGCTAGAGGAACAATTGGCTATATTGCTCCTGAAGTGTTTTGCAGGAACTTTGGTGGAGTCTCCTATAAATCTGATGTCTACAGTTATGGTATGATGATCCTTGAAATGGCTGGaggaaggaaaaatgcaataaaCGTTCAATTAAGCAATTCAAGTGAGGCATATTTTCCACATTGGCTATATGATCGAGTTCTGATTGATGGAGACCTAAAACTGCATGGTCATATtatgacaaaagaagaaaatgacatTGCAAGGAAGATGATATTGGTAGGACTATGGTGTATACAGACTAATCCATTGCATAGGCCGACAATGAGCAAGGTTATTGATATGCTGGAAGGTAGCTTAATGTCGTTGGAAGTTCCCCCAAAACCATTCTTCTCTTCACCTTCAAGATCAGAAGAAGGATCTTTGGACATGACATTGCTGCCACAAACAATTTTACCTACCTCTTCAAGTTCACCAGCTGATTCTGGCACCAGATAA
- the LOC140005195 gene encoding LEAF RUST 10 DISEASE-RESISTANCEUS RECEPTOR-LIKE PROTEIN KINASE-like 2.1, whose product MSIDHFHSSMTNSQLIITIFFILSVISFCYTAKGDQFKNCSLLYNCGTLKGIGYPFWGGDRPNYCGRRGFELFCANDQYTHIWFDLVAYRVLGIDPLVRKMTVARLDLWDDICPVSVNRIKDSTLSKLNPGSDRRFRNIHIFYGCTSEVIAKVQIQSNLSCSIFGENSGVFFAGEFVSSAPGCMTSMVVSIQFAAYIDLWDRKITLQQALKQGVDVEYDTLEACSSCEASGGKCGSDSTNEFICICQDQSHPKVCPKHGKGRWLKRMIGAIVAGIGILSCSVICYCYYKKYSKKTALFLFSRKTDDKELEAFLEEHGSLVPKRYSYTDIKKMTHYFKEKLGHGGYGEVYRGNLFDKRPVAIKVLSMTKGNGEEFITEVVSISKTSHVNVVNLVGFCLDGRKRALVYEFMPNGSLEKYIHHDSKSYLGLERLHEIAIGIARGLEYLHGGCNTRILHLDIKPHNILLDEEYCPKISDFGLAKLCARKESVVSMSGARGTIGYIAPEVFSRNFGGVSYKSDVYSYGMMILEMAGGRKNAINVQLSNSSEAYFPDWLYDRVLIDEDLKLHGHTMTKEENDIARKMILVGLWCIQTNPSHRPKMSKVIDMLEGSLMSLEVPPKPFFSSPSRSEGGSLEMTLLPQTILPTSSSSPADSGTR is encoded by the exons ATGAGCATTGACCATTTTCATTCATCTATGACGAATTCACAATTGATCATAACCATTTTCTTTATCTTGTCCGTCATTTCATTTTGTTATACTGCCAAGGGTGACCAATTCAAAAACTGTAGCCTTCTTTACAATTGTGGAACCTTAAAGGGCATAGGATATCCTTTCTGGGGAGGTGATCGGCCAAACTATTGTGGTCGCAGAGGCTTCGAACTGTTCTGTGCGAATGACCAGTACACGCATATTTGGTTTGATCTTGTAGCTTACCGTGTATTAGGAATTGATCCACTAGTTCGCAAGATGACAGTTGCTCGGCTTGATCTTTGGGATGATATTTGTCCGGTATCAGTTAATCGAATTAAAGATTCCACCTTGTCAAAATTAAATCCCGGTTCAGACAGAAGGTTTAGGAACATCCACATTTTCTATGGTTGCACTTCTGAGGTTATTGCCAAAGTGCAAATTCAGAGTAATTTGTCGTGTTCAATATTTGGAGAGAACAGTGGTGTCTTTTTTGCAGGTGAATTTGTATCTAGTGCTCCTGGATGTATGACCAGCATGGTTGTTTCCATTCAGTTTGCAGCTTATATTGATCTCTGGGACAGAAAAATAACACTTCAACAAGCTCTTAAACAGGGAGTTGATGTGGAGTATGATACCTTGGAAGCTTGCTCATCATGTGAGGCTTCGGGTGGTAAATGTGGATCTGATTCAACTAATGAATTTATTTGTATCTGTCAAGATCAATCCCATCCAAAGGTTTGCCCTAAACATG GAAAGGGGCGTTGGTTGAAGCGGATGATTG GAGCTATAGTGGCTGGAATAGGAATACTATCATGTTCAGTAATCTGCTATTGTTATTACAAAAAATATTCAAAGAAAACTgcgcttttcttgttttcaagaaaaacagATGATAAAGAACTCGAAGCCTTTCTTGAAGAACATGGATCTCTCGTACCTAAAAGATACAGCTACACTGATATCAAGAAAATGACACATTACTTCAAAGAGAAACTTGGTCATGGAGGATATGGTGAGGTCTACCGAGGAAATCTTTTTGACAAGCGTCCAGTGGCAATAAAAGTTTTAAGTATGACCAAAGGAAATGGAGAGGAATTTATTACTGAGGTTGTAAGCATTAGCAAAACTTCCCATGTTAATGTGGTCAATCTTGTTGGATTTTGCCTTGATGGTCGTAAAAGAGCTCTAGTGTATGAATTCATGCCAAATGGATCACTTGAAAAGTATATCCATCATGACAGCAAGTCCTATTTGGGATTGGAAAGGCTGCATGAAATTGCTATTGGAATAGCTCGAGGGCTAGAGTACTTGCATGGAGGATGCAACACGCGCATTTTACACTTGGACATAAAACCTCATAATATTCTGCTTGATGAAGAATATTGTCCTAAGATATCTGATTTTGGGCTGGCGAAACTATGTGCTCGAAAAGAGAGTGTTGTATCGATGTCAGGAGCTAGAGGAACCATTGGCTATATTGCTCCTGAAGTGTTCAGTAGGAACTTTGGTGGAGTCTCCTATAAATCTGATGTCTATAGCTATGGAATGATGATCCTTGAAATGGCTGGcggaaggaaaaatgcaataaaCGTTCAATTAAGCAATTCAAGTGAGGCATATTTTCCAGATTGGCTATATGATCGAGTTCTGATTGATGAAGACCTAAAACTGCATGGTCATACtatgacaaaagaagaaaatgacatTGCAAGGAAGATGATATTGGTAGGCCTATGGTGTATACAGACTAATCCATCGCATAGGCCGAAAATGAGCAAGGTTATTGATATGCTGGAAGGTAGCTTAATGTCGTTGGAAGTTCCCCCAAAACCATTCTTCTCTTCACCTTCAAGATCAGAAGGAGGATCTTTGGAGATGACATTGCTGCCACAAACAATTTTACCTACCTCTTCTAGTTCACCAGCTGATTCTGGCACCAGATAA